In Micromonospora sp. NBC_01813, the following are encoded in one genomic region:
- a CDS encoding Txe/YoeB family addiction module toxin, translating to MRLIFTATAWNQYLSHTDRKLVKRINDLIADVMRNEFEGIGKPEPLRGELSGFWSRRIDREHRLVYRITKDDVEIVACRYHYGDR from the coding sequence GTGAGGCTGATCTTCACGGCGACGGCATGGAACCAGTACCTCAGCCACACGGACCGTAAGTTGGTCAAGCGGATCAACGACCTGATCGCGGACGTGATGCGCAACGAATTTGAGGGCATCGGCAAGCCGGAACCTCTTCGTGGTGAGTTATCCGGTTTCTGGTCCCGCCGAATTGATCGCGAACACCGGTTGGTGTATCGAATCACCAAGGACGACGTCGAGATCGTTGCCTGTCGATACCACTACGGCGACCGGTAG
- a CDS encoding type II toxin-antitoxin system Phd/YefM family antitoxin yields MRTVNFTQLRQNLAAELDSVINDAEEVVVTRSGHDPVVIVPLAEYEAMKETEYLLRNPGNAAALRRSIAELDGGDVAERDLIDPGAVRDIA; encoded by the coding sequence ATGCGGACAGTCAACTTCACCCAACTGCGGCAGAATCTGGCCGCTGAACTCGACAGCGTCATCAACGACGCGGAGGAAGTGGTCGTGACCCGGTCTGGTCACGACCCGGTCGTCATCGTGCCGCTGGCTGAGTACGAGGCGATGAAGGAAACCGAGTACCTCCTCCGCAATCCGGGCAATGCTGCGGCGCTGCGCCGATCGATCGCGGAGCTTGACGGTGGCGACGTGGCCGAGCGGGATCTGATCGACCCGGGTGCCGTTCGGGACATTGCGTGA